The window TGTTCAATCatttaacaaataaaatcataaatggCGATCATTCTAAATGTGGGTCTGATGAATTCTTCAGTAGAATCGAAGAAATTGCTCAAGAATaatgttgaataaatgaaatgaagTGAATAAATTCAGCCTTCACATCCAGTATTAATCAATACTTATCATAGtgactatgaaaaaaaaaatatcccgaacacttcgattttttttttcagatgtaGCATCAATGTCATGACAATAGAGAACTTGCATGAGATCTGTGAACTACTACAGAGTAAAAAGTACTTCGGAAAGTAGTCTGGATATTTTGTAATGagtgattaaaaatatatgaattttAAACACTCTTTTCGCGGTCACGACGTCAACCCACCAGAATCAAATGTCCTCTTGTCACCACTGGGAGCGCTAGTGGGTTATTCCAACCTCTCTCCGagcgcgggaaattcaaaattattgaaccaCACTTCAGAAATGAAATATGCAAGTTCCCTATTAAGTGtagatattcagtaaaaaggTTGATAACACGCAATTAAtggagtgaataaaaattataatttatacaaaaatattcagataaTATTCCATCAAGTAACTAATAATCTCTTGACTAATTAGATTttcataaatcatttttttacactttGAGAATCAATAGGGTCTAGGGGATAATAGCTGACATTTTTTATCgcacaatttatttatgtcgAGAGGCCTAATAATTTCTAATGCTCCATCAGACCTTCCGTTGCAATGCACAAATTATAACCACTAGGGGGAGATGAATAATGCTACACGTAAATACACTTTGATTCAACGCAGAAGTCATTACCGCTAATGAAGTATTTGAAAAcgtatttaataaaataaagtacatgaaaaatttgtaaaaaaaaaatcttgcatCATTTATTGGCGCTGCTAAACGAAATTATTTCATGTCAGTATTGTGGGGAATATTGTCCTGATTAATaatcaaattcaatgattGATTATGGGTACGAGTAGTGTCGCGCTTACAACCGTAGATAAACAagaagtaataatttttttttttcatttttttgccaTTTGGAGGTACAGTAAGTGGATATGAAATTGGGACACTAGTGTAATATTCTATTCTGAACGGTAATGTATgccaaattgaattgaattgttacatttgtaaatgtttgTAAGTAATATATagttataataaaataatcgacTATTAATTTATGAAGTGGACGTCCGTAAGTGAGAACACCTTTGAAACAACGAATAAAGCACATAATGGCATATTATTTCAGTAtatgattatttaattgttcTGACGGAAGGACGAGctttcgaaaaattaattttttgaagaaaaaacttgaaaattctattttccgCACAATTTGTTCTCGATAAACTAATTTTATGCATTACAATTATCAACATTCTACGGGAACTATACCATCTAAATTCCCCCATTGAACCACATCAACTCCTtttacaaatatatttttttatgttacaaatgtatttattaattttttaataatataattCCACTGAACAACCCAATATCCCCGCATTATCGCATTAATCCAGTCCATGTGCTTTCTTCACTGCTTCCGCAACAGTTTCCCTCGTCTTCACGAGCTCCTTGTATGCATTGATGgcagaattcaattttcctttcttcGGTGCATCGGAGTCGATGTATTTCTGAATGACCTCCATGTTATTTTCTATTCGGGATACTTCATCGCACTGGGAAGTCTCGTGGATCTTGTGGAATAACTTGACGAGAAGGGCAGCATCCTCGATGAATTCCCTGGTGATATTCTCGTAGAGAAGATTGTCGATGTTCTTTGTGACAACTAAATGGAATAGAAAAGGTCCGTAGTGTCGGGTTGACCGCAGTGTGTCGTAATCATTTTGGCTGTCCACTGCATCGTAAACCAGCCTGGTGATCCGTTGATATTCAGGATCATCGGGTTCGAACTGAGTGCAGGCGCGGTCTAGGATGAATTCGTAGTCCTTGCGTTCGAGGATTGCCTGCGAACCATAAAAGAGATTTTTATCGTTATTCGGATgatttaatagaaaattaattaattagattaGTCTAGAGagattaattcatttaattagaTTGATCTGGCGAGGACGAAGGGCGAAATGAGACATCTTCTATCATCAATAACATAGAATGGGTAGAGTGAAATATaatgattttcttttcattctgGTGCTCTGATTTAGAGTGAAAAAACAATCATTGGATTCCTCCCGGTGGTTCCCGAGCTATCGAGCCATTAAAAACCTGCCATTTTGTTCCACCATCAGAATCTCTGATAATCCTGAATTACACCCTTTTCCCTATCTATTACCTGAATCTGCTCGTCCTGAAACATCTTCGGTGTGAACATTTCTCTCCCCTCcactggaaaataaatttgattcaTCCTGAACCTCTCATCCCAACTGGCCTTCCTCAATGTGCCGTCAGGATCCCTGGCGACGATCAAGCGATTGAGATCATTAACGCCAAACGTGATATCAGTGAAAATGTATTTAGACCCATCGTTTCCCTGAATTGCCGGATCTTTGGAGACGATATCTGTAATAGGGCTTCGTTCCTTCACAACTGGAGGCATTTGCAACCGCTGCTGGAGATCTTGTTCAGCCTTTTGCAGGGACGCCTGAAGCTCTTCGTCCGTCATGAATTTGTAGGTTGGATCTTCTATTGGATGGCCATCCTTGCGGGTCCTGAAGACTTTTTTTGGATCTGGACGTGTGAGAATTTTCAGGAGCTCCTGGATATCTTTGCTGAAGAATAAGGGGGCCGGGTCCTCCTCTGTCACGTATGAAAAACAATTGTCGTCAATCTTTCATTtccaaaaaagaaattaagGAACAGGACAAGGTGTAAGAAGTGAAATTTGTTAATCGTTAATATCCCTTGAACAAATGGATGGATTTGAAGCAGTAAAGGTCGATTTAGCGATAAAAAGAAACATAACCTAGCGTAACCAGAAATTTGGTTCTTCAATAATTGGTAATAATCATGAATTAACCTGCTTTTGTGGTTGTTGAGCTCAGCCAACGGTTCTTCCCGGCACTTAACAATTGACACTTTCGCAGAATCATTCGCGAATTACGTGAAAACATTGTCGAGGAGTTGtctgaaattttcaagtaattATATTATACTACTGAGCCACGGGCACCGGCACTTCACCTACCCCAACGAACTTAGCCTGCAAGGGGTTGCAAGCAGGAAAACTAATAAATGTAAATGATTGTATATCGTTAGTACATTATTGTACAtgcattcattttatttgtagCCCCGTgggtaattaataatcatcattttaattttacccTTGAGGttgaccagaaaaaaaaatcaactcttTTCATTGAACTGTGACTAGTTTTATAGGAAATCGTTTGTAGATCACGAACATAACAGTTTGTTCGTTTGTACATACCCCAATCATCaagtataattaaataaaaattatgattccCTCCCTGCCACAATCTACCAATGAGCAGGCGAATTTTCAAGAAGCGCACGAAGCTATCGATATCATTTTACTCAGTCCATGTGTCACCTCTTTCGAAGCATGTTTGTAGTATAACCTAGAAAATTATCGACATGAATAACAACGCAAATACTGTCcaagtgaatgaaaataataatgactCTTCTCGTGATGACGATTCAGAAAAAAAGCCAGAGGACGAGAATAAAGAAATTCTCCCAGGATTTACCAGCTTCGATGACTTTGTTCAGGTAAGAATATCAGGATTTTTGTGTACGTTAAAACGTGCAGCCACAGCCCAAATTTTCTCTTTATGTTCTTGAAATAATCTGAGAAGGACGATAACGATAACTGTGTCAAACATGACAAGACACCAAAGTGTGTAATAATATTTGCGGATTTTTTCTGAtagaagagaaaaaagggtAGGGCAGTATCGATTTCTCACTTCCTTTTCCAAGTTTAGAATTCATTAACCCATGAATTCAtgattaataaatgaataaataaacaattaaaataataaataaaacaattctGAGAAACCCAAGTTTTTTTCTGAACCTAAATTTATAATCTAAGAATATGAACAAAATCCAACTTCATTTCAGGCTGGTTTCACGGTTTTGAAAGCAGGGATAAAAGCAGCAAACAGTCTGCCAgcaggtgaaaatttcaactacTACTCATGCTTCCCCACGTTCCGAAATATCCGTCACGAGGAGATAAAAAAGCTGCTCACCTCGATGCAGTGTGTAGTAGAATGCACGGGTGCCTCAGGAAGTATGAGGCGTGGTGACCACGAGGATAAGTTTGAGCTGCTAACGGAGGCTAACGACATCCTCCTAGACCGTGCGACAGCCTGCATGGACAAGGAGACAGGCATCTCCAACGAGGCGAGCGTGCAACTCATAACGACACAGACGAAACAGACGAACTTCGGCTCTTGGAACACCTCAGTGATCCAATCGACCTCTAAGACCCCTGATGAAGGATCGAGCAGTGCCCAGGGGATCCGCCTGCTGGCGGCCAAGAACATCCAGAGGCCCCAACTCTCGTTCAAGGACAGAATTGACAACAGCTCAAAGCCCTGGCAGCCAAGGATAAAAGAGAAACCGAACGCCTTGAAGCCCCTGTCAGTCCATTTGATAGACACCGAACACGGTCCAGCGTACAGTCACCCTTACGAGTGGGAACTGGAGAACCTGGCCTACAAGGACTGCCAGCTAACCTCAAGAACGCCCGTCAAGTACAAGCCACTGGTGGACACGCCCCTGATCATGGTAGAGAAGCCCCATCACCTGAAAACTCTCCTAGAAGACCTGCGTGCTTACGACGAAATATCCGTGGATCTGGAGCACCACTCGTACAGGACCTTCCAAGGAATTACCTGCCTCATGCAAATATCCACGAAGGATACTGACTACCTGATTGACACCCTCTCTCTTCGTTCTGATCTCCACATTCTCAACGAGATATTCACGAAACCATCAGTCCTGAAGGTCTTCCACGGAGCTGACAGTGACATTCAGTGGCTACAGAGGGACTTATCATTGTACGTTGTCAACATGTTCGACACCCACCAGGCGGCTAAGCACCTGAACCTCCCCTACCTCAGCCTGGCTTACCTCCTGAAGACCCACTGCAGCATTGATCCCAACAAACACTTTCAGCTTGCTGATTGGCGGATTCGGCCACTGCCAGAGGAGCTGATGAAGTACGCCAGAGAGGACACCCACTATCTGCTGTACATCAAAGATATTCTGACGAATGCACTGATAGAGGCGGCTCATGGTCAAACCAACATACTGAGGGCCGTCTACGACAGGTCGACTGACATCTGCAAGAGGATATACACAAAGCCGGTCTGCTTAGAAGACAGTCACATGACCATCTAtcgaaagagccagaaaatgttcaacaatcGGCAGCTGTACGCTTTGAAGGAGCTGTACTCGTGGAGGGATGAGACCGCCAGACAAGAGGACGATAGCTATGGATATGTTCTACCCAATCACATGCTGTTGAACATCTCTGAGACACTGCCCAGAGAGATGCAGGGGATCCTCGCCTGCTGCAATCCCATTCCTCCCCTGGTGCGTCAGAATCTTTTGAAGCTTCATAAGCTCATACTGAGGGCGAGGGAACAGCCACTGATAAAACCAGTGCTGCTGGAGCAGGATATGAGACAGAGGCTGGCACAGAGGCATCAAGTGGAGACAGATGCTTGGAGCCTGTTGCCCCATGACATGAGTAATAACGAGGTGCAAGCTAATCTTCCTTGTTTGCTGGATGCCAAGGGGGCGGAGAGGCTTCAGGAGATAGAGATCGATGTTCGTCCCAAAGTCACGATTTTTCAGAATGAGGAGGGAAGGGGGACTGTGACAGAGGTAGAGGAGAAGTTGAGGAGGGTGAAGACGCTGTTTGTGAGCCCCTTCGAGAGATACAAACGCGTGCTGCCGATGGTTGCTGCTCAAGAAGCGAGGGACGTAGCCAAAGAGAACAAGGCGGCTAGTGACAAAGTATGGGTTATTCGTCAATCATctggtcttttttttttcaattcaatcaaCTTCGGAGCGATTGCGTCATGAAGTTgatctttaattttttggatgcgttttaattttattaattttagaaGGCAGAAAATGAAGAGACTCAGCGAAGCATCGCCAGTGTTCGCCAGCACTTTCTCGACATGGCAAAAGCCGTCGCGGACGATGCCGAGGATAGAAGAGAGCAACAACCTCTCTGTACTATGCCCGGGACTAAGAAGAGGAAGCGTGAAGCCGAGACTGATGATGAGGTTGAAGTTGTTTATAAAAAGGTGGACGTTTCCACGCCGAAACCCGGGAGGGATTCCACATTCGCGGGTGCGTTGAACGGTCGAAGAATTTATAAACAGGATAACCAAGTGGCTTCACGAAGGGATGATACAAGGAAGCCAGATGAACGGGTATTCAAGGGTGTACGTGCCTTTTCAGGATCAGCgtgagtatttttattatttacagaatttcaattaacttATGACTTCCAGttgaagagaatttttcttacagaaatttttaaaaactagTGAATGAATACACTTGCATATAAACTGTCACGTTAATTTGTTTTTGTGATGCCAGGGACAAGACGAAAGTTCAGAAGCTGAAGAACAGGAAAGAATTGACGCAGAAGGGAATGTTGCCAAATCCAAATTTCGATTATAAAGCGGTAGATTTCAGCAGCTTCCAAGGTGGAAGCAGAGGTGATTCAGCCAAAACGACAGTCTTTCAACAGAAACAGGTATTCACTTGTGTAATAAACACGCAGGAGTAATCACTAATAAATGTTGtgtaaagatgaaaaattacaaaattaagtAGAAAAACAAATGTGCATTAGTCTTCAGAAAAGGCTTTGGGTGACGATTTTCagattaacaaaaatatttagaatGTTGGATACTTTATTTTgtcttcaacattttttagtGATTCCTTAGATCTActcgactattttttttttcgtttactcATACATTCATTATTTCTTTCAGTTCAAGGACAAAAGTACAAAgggaaagaagaaaaagaagcAAAAGCTCGGTATATGAAAATTAAACTGAAAACATTAATTGCAATACCGCATAAAAAAGAGATAATTCAGTTTATCCAGGTAAATTTTTGAACTTTCGTATtgttaatattcaataaatactATTTTCCATTGATTATTAGTCAGTAATATTCATTTCTGAAGACAAGAGggtttttctattaaatttctTCGGTCGTGAGCTTCAGTAGAAATCTATtagaattttcatcaaattccgCTGGATTTTTATTGTGAAATCTTGTCTCACGAGTGAAGGGAATAATTATTCTGAGGTAATAATCGAGTAAGAGGATTCGAATCAATTCAATGTCAGCTGTCATGGGTACCGGGAGTCGAAGTGTTAGAGAAAAGTTGTAAATACAAACAAGGTCTAAAAGTCATGTCTTATCACCATTTTTCCTTGATCCCTACGTCCGCTGGGAAGAGCGGGCAGAGCAGAGCGTCGTCATTGATcgataattcgaaaaaaatcgttgaaattaaCTGCCGATCTCGAATTATCGCCAATTGA of the Diachasmimorpha longicaudata isolate KC_UGA_2023 chromosome 13, iyDiaLong2, whole genome shotgun sequence genome contains:
- the LOC135168393 gene encoding small ribosomal subunit protein mS22, which gives rise to MFSRNSRMILRKCQLLSAGKNRWLSSTTTKAEEDPAPLFFSKDIQELLKILTRPDPKKVFRTRKDGHPIEDPTYKFMTDEELQASLQKAEQDLQQRLQMPPVVKERSPITDIVSKDPAIQGNDGSKYIFTDITFGVNDLNRLIVARDPDGTLRKASWDERFRMNQIYFPVEGREMFTPKMFQDEQIQAILERKDYEFILDRACTQFEPDDPEYQRITRLVYDAVDSQNDYDTLRSTRHYGPFLFHLVVTKNIDNLLYENITREFIEDAALLVKLFHKIHETSQCDEVSRIENNMEVIQKYIDSDAPKKGKLNSAINAYKELVKTRETVAEAVKKAHGLD
- the LOC135168402 gene encoding exosome complex component 10 homolog, yielding MNNNANTVQVNENNNDSSRDDDSEKKPEDENKEILPGFTSFDDFVQAGFTVLKAGIKAANSLPAGENFNYYSCFPTFRNIRHEEIKKLLTSMQCVVECTGASGSMRRGDHEDKFELLTEANDILLDRATACMDKETGISNEASVQLITTQTKQTNFGSWNTSVIQSTSKTPDEGSSSAQGIRLLAAKNIQRPQLSFKDRIDNSSKPWQPRIKEKPNALKPLSVHLIDTEHGPAYSHPYEWELENLAYKDCQLTSRTPVKYKPLVDTPLIMVEKPHHLKTLLEDLRAYDEISVDLEHHSYRTFQGITCLMQISTKDTDYLIDTLSLRSDLHILNEIFTKPSVLKVFHGADSDIQWLQRDLSLYVVNMFDTHQAAKHLNLPYLSLAYLLKTHCSIDPNKHFQLADWRIRPLPEELMKYAREDTHYLLYIKDILTNALIEAAHGQTNILRAVYDRSTDICKRIYTKPVCLEDSHMTIYRKSQKMFNNRQLYALKELYSWRDETARQEDDSYGYVLPNHMLLNISETLPREMQGILACCNPIPPLVRQNLLKLHKLILRAREQPLIKPVLLEQDMRQRLAQRHQVETDAWSLLPHDMSNNEVQANLPCLLDAKGAERLQEIEIDVRPKVTIFQNEEGRGTVTEVEEKLRRVKTLFVSPFERYKRVLPMVAAQEARDVAKENKAASDKKAENEETQRSIASVRQHFLDMAKAVADDAEDRREQQPLCTMPGTKKRKREAETDDEVEVVYKKVDVSTPKPGRDSTFAGALNGRRIYKQDNQVASRRDDTRKPDERVFKGVRAFSGSADKTKVQKLKNRKELTQKGMLPNPNFDYKAVDFSSFQGGSRGDSAKTTVFQQKQFKDKSTKGKKKKKQKLGI